In one window of Plasmodium cynomolgi strain B DNA, chromosome 13, whole genome shotgun sequence DNA:
- a CDS encoding GTPase (putative) codes for MIKKGSLKLKSLKIGRSSVGNVKVEGKSICKDEAKRKNDEKQKRLKMYRTKANLKKMNAKINEVRRIEPNIKWFNNTRTISQSKLEIFRDKMEEATHDPFSVVVRRSKIPVELLRGGGSSVSGIGGTSGSGLVPAPQFEKKKHQSESLLRMEHFQDVYGKKKKRKRPKLNVSSLEELANDAKRKLTNYEAEKDNSLIESRDKEVEKKFSKDHLLKIGQSKRIWTELYKVIDSSDIILEVLDARDPIGTRCRRLEENLKKDRPNKHIILIVNKVDLVPTSVAQKWIKILSKEYPTIAYHASINKPFGKNDLFNVIRQYTQFFKDQRKKHIHIGLIGYPNVGKSAIINSLKKKVVCISACVPGQTKYWQFIKLTSKIYLIDCPGIVPYDIDDSEKILRCTMRLEKITNPHFYVDDVFKMVNREHLLRMYKLPADFQFGNSEEFLEILARKMGKLLKGGEPDITSVSKIILNDWIKGKIPFYVDPDGAAHAAQGVAAESGGEAELGLASQSGLAAESGEEEELVTDGTTNNVTTNDVTTNSGTTNFVATNSGTTNFVATEEC; via the coding sequence AtgattaaaaaggggagcttGAAGCTGAAGAGCCTGAAAATCGGGCGTAGCTCTGTGGGGAATGTGAAAGTGGAAGGGAAGTCCATCTGTAAGGATGAggcaaagaggaagaatgACGAGAAGCAAAAGAGGCTCAAAATGTACAGGACGAAGgcaaacttgaaaaaaatgaacgctAAGATAAATGAAGTCAGGAGGATCGAACCCAACATTAAGTGGTTTAACAACACGAGGACTATTAGTCAGAGCAAGTTGGAGATTTTTagggacaaaatggaggaggcCACGCACGACCCGTTTAGTGTGGTCGTTAGGAGGTCCAAAATTCCGGTTGAGCTTctcaggggggggggtagCAGTGTCAGCGGAATCGGCGGAACCAGCGGAAGCGGACTCGTGCCCGCCCCCCagtttgaaaagaaaaagcatcAGAGCGAAAGCTTGCTCAGAATGGAACACTTCCAGGACGTGTacgggaagaagaaaaaaaggaagagaccAAAATTAAATGTCAGCAGCTTGGAAGAGTTGGCAAATGATGCGAAGAGGAAGTTAACGAACTATGAGGCGGAGAAGGACAACTCGCTAATCGAGAGTAGGGACaaagaagtggaaaaaaaattcagtaaGGATCACTTGCTAAAAATTGGACAATCTAAGAGAATATGGACGGAGCTGTACAAAGTGATCGACAGCTCCGACATCATTTTGGAGGTTCTAGATGCACGTGATCCCATAGGAACTAGATGCAGAAGGTTagaggaaaatttaaaaaaagacagaCCAAATAAACACATCATTCTTATTGTAAACAAAGTAGACTTAGTACCAACGAGTGTGGCTCAAAAATGgatcaaaattttatccaaAGAATATCCAACCATTGCTTACCATGCGAGTATAAACAAGCCATTTGGGAAGAATGACCTGTTTAATGTAATCAGACAGTACACGCAGTTCTTTAAAGATCAGAGAAAGAAACATATTCACATCGGGTTAATTGGCTACCCCAACGTTGGAAAGAGTGCCATTATTaactcattaaaaaaaaaagtcgttTGTATTTCAGCCTGTGTACCTGGACAAACAAAATATTGGCAGTTCATAAAATTAACGAGCAAAATTTATCTCATAGATTGCCCCGGAATTGTACCCTACGATATTGACgattcagaaaaaattcttaGGTGCACCATGAGGTTGGAGAAAATAACCAATCCGCATTTTTATGTTGACgacgtttttaaaatggttaaCAGGGAACACCTGCTTCGCATGTACAAGCTTCCAGCAGATTTTCAGTTCGGCAACTCGGAGGAGTTCCTCGAAATTTTGGCTAGGAAAATGGGCAAGCTGCTTAAGGGAGGTGAGCCCGACATCACCTCCGTGTCCAAGATCATCCTTAACGACTGGATAAAGGGCAAGATCCCCTTCTACGTGGACCCGGACGGGGCGGCACACGCCGCACAGGGGGTGGCGGCAGAGTCGGGAGGGGAAGCAGAGTTGGGATTGGCGTCACAGTCGGGACTGGCGGCAGAGTcgggagaggaagaagaattgGTGACCGATGGCACGACCAACAATGTCACGACTAACGATGTCACGACCAACAGTGGCACGACCAACTTTGTCGCGACCAACAGTGGCACGACCAACTTTGTCGCGACCGAGGAGTGCTAG
- a CDS encoding hypothetical protein (putative), which produces MKAAERNAHVSNRRPPLLVAKRKGAMPVREKGATTAHEKGATIAHEKGATTAHEKGATSIGHARQSSQKKTSADERKDALKINIKGASAESITNRATKEKATPIMHHKSDRKKDKAVNGRTKDKGMHSTGSTHPSSSHRKNNAGVEKPQNLVKSSGNADLNVCLNRESVHSFLRLSYKYRDYEYCVGFVMGDDPSEKKTLQNEKRKNICRSIRGIIKDKFLLNCEAIINVVNCILCTINEEKEKIYYTHLNANQYRTISDITETGVKYKYEQLARETYKKAFELAQVHLVPTDVHFLQLASRYISFLYFNVGKEQLALKICTDVFDRTADELGNMEDEGEADKCLQILSRMRYNIKRWSRKLHGNSILFLDF; this is translated from the exons ATGAAGGCCGCGGAAAGGAATGCGCACGTGAGTAACCGGAGGCCGCCCTTACTGGTGGCGAAAAGGAAGGGAGCGATGCCCGTGCGTGAGAAGGGGGCGACAACTGCGCATGAGAAGGGAGCGACAATTGCGCATGAGAAGGGAGCGACAACCGCGCATGAGAAGGGAGCTACCTCCATTGGCCATGCAAGACAGAgcagccaaaaaaaaacatccgcAGACGAACGAAAAGACGCACTAAAGATCAACATTAAAGGAGCCTCCGCCGAAAGCATCACCAACAGGGCGACAAAGGAAAAGGCCACCCCAATCATGCACCATAAAAGTGACAGGAAGAAAGACAAAGCGGTGAATGGAAGGACGAAGGATAAAGGAATGCACAGTACTGGATCCACCCACCCCAGTAGCAGTCATAGAAAGAACAACGCCGGTGTGGAGAAGCCACAA AATTTGGTTAAGTCCAGCGGGAACGCAGATTTAAATGTTTGCCTGAACAGAGAGAGTGTGCATAGCTTCCTTCGCTTGAGTTACAAATATAGGGACTATGAGTACTGTGTGGGTTTCGTGATG GGGGATGACCCGTCTGAGAAAAAAACCctgcaaaatgagaaaagaaaaaacatttgCAGAAGCATCCGGGGTATCATAAAGGATAAGTTTTTACTCAACTGTGAAGCCATAATAAACGTGGTGAACTGTATCCTGTGCACGATtaatgaggagaaggaaaagataTACTACACTCACCTGAACGCAAATCAGTACAGGACCATTTCTGATATCACCGAGACTGGGGTGAAATATAAATACGAGCAGCTAGCTAGAGAGACTTACAAGAAGGCATTCGAGTTAGCTCAAGTACACCTGGTACCAACggatgtgcattttttgcagTTGGCTAGTCGCTATATTTCCTTCCTTTATTTCAACGTGGGGAAAGAACAGCTGGCcctaaaaatttgcacagaCGTGTTTGATCGAACGGCCGATGAGCTGGGGAATATGGAGGACGAGGGGGAGGCGGACAAGTGCCTCCAGATTCTGAGCAGGATGCGCTACAACATAAAGCGCTGGTCGAGGAAGCTCCACGGGAACAGCATCCTCTTCCTGGACTTCTAG
- a CDS encoding actin (putative), whose protein sequence is MNAKNDAGESLLCGGEDISALVVDLGFSTTKIGHNQEDTPRVFLRSTCGEDVSPEGSAPPGQAGWNGAGGNGADWNGAAWNGADGGSISGGRSPKLKFPLNLYNPKEHVRIKPLFERNPVDNTTHMNSDVFEKILHYGIEGVESKRVFECSDEIINPIKLGGLNLKINEHPILLSEANLHNHKVRAQMTEILFETFNIPALYFAKKAKLTAFSLGRCSALVVDIGGSSLDLSPVYEGYVLQRNSFQFNIGGDYFDRLIYSLLRKDQVRVVPYYEQRMRWSSGGGSGWGSSLGSSLGSGLGSGLGSGLGSGLGSGAPHSNVHTSYEEEAILDVIRYMKESICKVRVGQNSSSSANKKNENATGNLKNGKEVEPATGQMNNGAKNVNAPKWQTGQDDEEEEFFELPDGVKIKTDKYRYDIGEELFRSVPSDPNFHGLPEAIVNCIISSDVDIRKELLQAIIVTGGSSLFPGLVDRLYNSLREKECFSQTIKMKILNMTSSVESLYSSWLGGSILASLGTFQQLWVSRAEYDDAGHAI, encoded by the coding sequence atgaacgCTAAGAATGACGCGGGCGAAAGCCTGTTGTGCGGGGGCGAGGATATTTCGGCGCTCGTCGTCGACTTAGGGTTCAGCACGACGAAGATTGGCCACAACCAGGAAGACACACCCAGGGTGTTTTTGAGAAGTACCTGCGGGGAGGACGTATCTCCTGAAGGGAGTGCCCCCCCAGGCCAAGCTGGCTGGAACGGTGCTGGCGGGAACGGTGCTGACTGGAACGGTGCTGCCTGGAACGGTGCTGACGGCGGAAGTATCAGTGGGGGTCGCTCCCCCAAGCTGAAGTTCCCGCTGAACCTGTATAACCCAAAAGAACACGTACGGATAAAACCCCTGTTCGAGAGAAACCCAGTTGACAACACAACACACATGAACAGTGATGTATTCGAGAAAATCCTACACTATGGAATTGAAGGAGTAGAATCAAAGAGAGTCTTCGAGTGCTCGGATGAGATAATCAATCCGATCAAGTTGGGTGGACTTAACTTAAAAATTAACGAACATCCAATTTTGTTGTCCGAAGCGAACTTACACAATCATAAAGTGAGAGCACAGATGACAGAAATACTTTTTGAGACATTTAATATCCCTGCTTTGTATTTTGCAAAGAAAGCCAAGTTAACTGCCTTCAGTTTAGGTCGATGTAGTGCACTAGTTGTCGATATCGGGGGTAGCTCGCTGGATTTATCTCCTGTGTATGAGGGTTACGTGCTTCAGAGAAACTCCTTTCAGTTTAATATTGGAGGGGACTACTTTGACCGCCTGATTTATAGCTTGCTCAGGAAGGACCAAGTGAGGGTCGTGCCTTACTACGAGCAGCGGATGAGGTGGAGTAGCGGCGGGGGAAGCGGCTGGGGTAGCAGCTTGGGTAGCAGCTTGGGCAGCGGCTTGGGCAGCGGCTTGGGCAGCGGCTTGGGCAGCGGCTTGGGCAGCGGTGCACCCCACTCTAATGTACATACCTCCTACGAGGAAGAAGCCATTTTAGATGTCATTCGCTACATGAAGGAGAGCATCTGCAAAGTGCGCGTCGGACAGAATAGCTCCTCCTCCGctaataaaaagaatgaaaacgCAACAGGGAAtctgaaaaatggaaaggaggTGGAACCTGCCACCGGGCAAATGAACAACGgtgcaaaaaatgttaatgCACCCAAATGGCAAACGGGGCAAGAcgacgaagaagaggaattttttgaattacCGGATGGAGTGAAAATCAAGACAGACAAATATAGATATGACATTGGAGAGGAATTATTTCGTTCCGTTCCATCGGATCCTAATTTCCATGGACTGCCGGAAGCTATAGTGAACTGTATCATCTCGTCGGATGTAGACATACGAAAAGAATTGCTGCAGGCCATTATTGTCACGGGGGGATCATCTCTCTTCCCTGGGCTGGTTGACCGACTGTACAACTCGCTAAGGGAGAAGGAGTGCTTTTCGCAGACcatcaaaatgaagattCTAAATATGACGTCATCCGTGGAGAGCCTGTACTCGTCCTGGCTGGGGGGTTCCATACTGGCCAGCCTGGGCACCTTCCAGCAGCTGTGGGTGTCTCGGGCGGAGTACGACGACGCGGGCCACGCGATC